The following coding sequences lie in one Desertibacillus haloalkaliphilus genomic window:
- a CDS encoding ATP-dependent DNA helicase — protein sequence MAYSLPFAISKTDHFFDRLGDYIGDVFYDILPEQGYDLRDEQIYMAFQVEQAFKNKSTIFAEAGVGTGKTFVYLLYAICYARYTGKPAIISCADETLIEQLVKEEGDIKKLEKALGFSVDVRLAKAREQYVCVKKLDHVVHRTDDDDMLRVHTEIPSFVFDSSVSMNAFERYGDRKQYPWVTNEKWGEMAWDPLQQCSTCDWRHRCGQTLNRTYYREAADLIICSHDFYMEHVWTKESRKREGQLPLLPEPSCVVFDEGHLLEFAAQKALTYRFHSETLTTVLTGYMNQDVREESLVAIEDLLALHDEWFDLLSETAVLVEGSNRREVPRSKHMLGLASKMEQKAQELLEQLVFDSELHVIEDYHVKIIEEYLEFFAYGLSILLKADEGIFWLEETDTDRSFVIMPRLVEDILKKEVFSERLPFVFSSATLSKGGDFSYIAKSLGIEQFTSFTVESPFDYEEQMELKGHIETDEQTKWEQIGLALANHGGRSLVLFRSNEEMNRFRAWADEQQWSFTIVYEGDREISETVITFQQQETTVLCSYHLWEGLDVPGESLTQVILSSLPFPPHDPVFQAKRNHASDPEFEVDTPYMLLRLRQGIGRLIRSSSDQGIVHMWMTDEQQKHLSEIAEVLPVNVKWE from the coding sequence ATGGCATATTCACTTCCATTTGCAATATCAAAGACAGATCATTTTTTTGATCGATTAGGCGATTATATTGGGGACGTTTTTTATGATATCCTCCCTGAACAAGGCTATGATTTACGGGATGAACAAATTTATATGGCCTTTCAAGTCGAACAAGCGTTTAAAAATAAGAGCACGATTTTTGCGGAAGCTGGTGTAGGGACAGGTAAGACGTTTGTCTACCTTCTTTATGCCATCTGTTATGCACGTTACACGGGGAAACCTGCCATCATTTCTTGTGCGGATGAAACATTAATTGAGCAGCTTGTTAAAGAAGAGGGAGATATAAAGAAGTTAGAAAAAGCATTAGGCTTTTCTGTTGATGTACGCTTAGCAAAAGCACGTGAACAATATGTTTGTGTCAAAAAGTTAGACCATGTCGTCCACCGCACAGATGACGATGACATGTTACGTGTCCATACAGAAATTCCAAGCTTCGTCTTTGATTCAAGCGTCTCGATGAATGCGTTTGAACGGTATGGTGATCGTAAGCAGTACCCGTGGGTAACGAATGAAAAATGGGGCGAAATGGCTTGGGATCCACTGCAGCAATGCTCGACATGTGATTGGCGCCACCGTTGTGGTCAAACGTTAAACCGCACCTATTACCGGGAAGCAGCCGATCTGATCATTTGTTCTCATGACTTTTATATGGAGCATGTCTGGACAAAAGAATCGAGAAAGCGTGAAGGGCAATTACCGTTATTACCTGAGCCAAGCTGTGTTGTCTTTGATGAAGGGCATTTGCTTGAGTTTGCAGCGCAAAAAGCATTAACGTACCGTTTTCACTCAGAAACATTAACAACAGTGCTCACTGGGTACATGAATCAAGATGTTCGAGAAGAATCGCTCGTTGCGATTGAAGATCTATTAGCCTTACATGATGAGTGGTTTGATCTGTTAAGTGAAACGGCGGTACTCGTTGAAGGCTCCAATCGTCGTGAAGTACCGCGATCGAAGCATATGCTCGGACTCGCATCGAAAATGGAACAAAAAGCGCAAGAACTGTTGGAACAGCTTGTGTTCGATTCCGAACTTCATGTGATTGAAGATTATCATGTCAAAATTATTGAAGAGTATTTAGAGTTTTTTGCTTACGGTCTTTCGATCTTATTAAAGGCAGATGAGGGAATCTTTTGGCTAGAAGAGACGGACACAGACCGGTCGTTTGTAATCATGCCACGTCTTGTTGAGGATATCTTGAAAAAAGAAGTGTTCTCAGAGCGTCTTCCGTTTGTCTTTTCATCGGCAACCTTATCAAAAGGGGGCGATTTTTCGTACATCGCAAAGAGCTTAGGGATTGAACAATTTACTTCATTTACCGTTGAATCGCCTTTTGATTATGAGGAGCAAATGGAGCTGAAGGGTCATATCGAAACGGATGAACAAACAAAGTGGGAGCAAATTGGTTTGGCGTTAGCAAATCATGGCGGTCGGTCTTTAGTGCTGTTTCGTTCGAATGAAGAGATGAATCGTTTTCGCGCGTGGGCAGATGAGCAACAATGGTCATTTACGATCGTTTATGAAGGGGATCGTGAAATTAGTGAAACCGTCATAACGTTCCAACAGCAAGAAACAACCGTTCTTTGTTCTTATCACCTCTGGGAAGGATTAGATGTACCAGGGGAATCGTTGACACAAGTGATCTTATCATCACTCCCATTTCCGCCACATGATCCTGTGTTCCAGGCAAAACGTAATCATGCAAGTGATCCGGAGTTCGAAGTCGATACCCCTTATATGCTTTTGCGACTCAGGCAGGGGATCGGTCGGTTAATTCGATCGAGTAGTGATCAAGGCATCGTCCATATGTGGATGACCGACGAACAACAAAAACATTTGAGTGAGATTGCAGAAGTGCTGCCTGTCAATGTCAAATGGGAGTAA
- a CDS encoding NAD(P)/FAD-dependent oxidoreductase: MKKYDAIIVGAGPAGVFASYELLEKVPNANVLLVDKGHDIYQRRCPILEEKIKLCPPPAGKKEFAGCLPACSITNGFGGAGAYSDGKFNITTEFGGWMSDYLSPSTVMELIQYVDQINLKHGATDTITDPTTDKVREIEQRGYGAGLKLLRSQVRHLGTEQNLEILTSIYEYLRDKIDMMYKTEVSDMLTVKEDGKHKIQGIVLKNGEELYSDHVIIAPGRDGSAWLTEILKKRKLKMTNNQVDVGVRVETSDVVMSEINEHLYEGKFIYNTSVGTRVRTFCSNPSGHVVVENHSGVMAANGHAYKDPTLGSENTNFALLVSHTFTEPFDKPNEYAREICKRANDLSNGGVIIQTFGDIMKGRRSTEKRIRESFLEPTLKEAVPGDLGLVLPYNTMKSLVEMIEALDKVTPGIASEHTFFYGVEAKFYSARPKLNEEFETEIEGLYCGGDGAGITRGLAQAGAAGVWVARSIARKLNA, from the coding sequence ATGAAGAAATATGATGCGATTATTGTTGGAGCTGGACCAGCTGGAGTTTTTGCTAGTTATGAACTTTTAGAAAAGGTACCGAATGCGAACGTGCTTTTAGTTGATAAAGGTCATGATATTTATCAGAGAAGGTGTCCAATTTTAGAGGAAAAAATTAAATTATGTCCGCCGCCTGCAGGCAAGAAAGAATTCGCTGGATGCTTACCGGCATGTTCAATTACAAATGGTTTTGGTGGTGCAGGTGCTTATAGCGATGGGAAATTTAATATTACGACTGAATTCGGTGGCTGGATGAGTGATTACCTTAGTCCCTCTACCGTGATGGAACTCATTCAATATGTCGATCAAATTAATTTAAAGCATGGAGCAACGGATACGATTACCGATCCGACTACAGATAAAGTACGAGAGATTGAGCAACGTGGTTACGGTGCAGGGCTAAAATTATTGCGTTCCCAAGTCCGTCATTTAGGAACGGAGCAAAACCTTGAAATTTTAACATCGATTTACGAGTATTTACGTGACAAAATAGATATGATGTACAAAACGGAAGTCAGTGACATGTTGACGGTAAAAGAGGACGGCAAGCATAAGATTCAAGGGATTGTCCTCAAAAACGGTGAAGAGCTATACAGTGATCATGTCATCATTGCCCCAGGGCGTGACGGTTCAGCATGGTTAACCGAGATTTTAAAGAAACGTAAATTGAAAATGACGAACAACCAAGTCGATGTTGGGGTACGTGTTGAAACCTCTGATGTTGTTATGAGCGAGATTAATGAGCACCTCTATGAAGGGAAGTTTATTTACAACACTTCAGTCGGTACGCGTGTTAGAACCTTCTGCAGCAACCCATCAGGACATGTTGTTGTCGAAAACCATAGTGGTGTGATGGCCGCCAATGGACACGCATATAAAGATCCGACATTAGGCTCAGAAAACACAAACTTTGCGTTACTTGTTTCCCATACGTTTACTGAGCCATTCGATAAACCAAACGAGTATGCGCGAGAGATCTGTAAGCGAGCGAATGATTTATCAAATGGTGGTGTGATCATCCAAACGTTTGGCGACATTATGAAAGGAAGACGTTCGACAGAAAAGCGGATTCGTGAATCGTTCTTAGAACCGACATTGAAGGAAGCGGTACCTGGGGATCTCGGTTTAGTTCTCCCATATAATACAATGAAAAGCTTAGTCGAGATGATCGAGGCGCTAGATAAAGTGACACCGGGGATTGCCTCTGAGCATACGTTTTTCTATGGGGTTGAAGCGAAGTTCTACTCTGCTCGTCCGAAACTAAATGAAGAATTTGAAACGGAAATTGAAGGGTTATATTGTGGTGGTGATGGTGCCGGAATTACACGTGGTCTAGCACAAGCAGGTGCTGCTGGTGTTTGGGTCGCGCGCAGTATCGCAAGGAAATTAAATGCCTAA
- a CDS encoding acyl-CoA thioesterase yields MAYSKLHIKAETTSDHINNVMYMEYLEKARKVWYQFCLSHDVRAMVVNINADYKREMFDQERLTIHTETERVGRTSFTLKQTIINEENELVLSANAVLAVVDRQTKAKTHVPQAIRELVAKKEPLQPLMTN; encoded by the coding sequence ATGGCTTACTCCAAATTACACATCAAAGCGGAAACAACTAGTGATCATATCAATAATGTTATGTATATGGAGTATCTAGAAAAAGCACGGAAGGTATGGTATCAGTTTTGCCTATCACATGACGTTCGCGCGATGGTGGTCAATATTAACGCTGACTATAAAAGAGAAATGTTTGATCAAGAGCGATTAACCATACACACAGAGACTGAGCGCGTCGGTCGCACTAGTTTCACTCTCAAACAAACGATCATCAATGAGGAAAACGAGCTTGTTCTCTCTGCCAATGCCGTACTTGCGGTCGTGGACCGCCAAACGAAAGCGAAAACCCATGTGCCTCAGGCAATTCGTGAGTTAGTCGCAAAGAAGGAGCCATTACAACCACTCATGACCAACTAA
- a CDS encoding flotillin family protein yields the protein MSMIWFILLVILLFVLLIAGGVGFFIYKKRYKTASSNEALIITGPKLGNPDDDSRIFVDENGRSLKIVRGGGIRLKMFQTCTPVDLNSFQIKLTTPKVYTSQGVPVIADAVTSVKISDTLIGVANYAEQFLGKKQSEIEEEVSKVLGTNLRAILSKMTVIEINNDRESFNHQVQEIAQKELDNMGFKITSFGLDDLRDADEENGYLDNLGRPRIAEIRKKAEMAESDAEKETRMYRAKNDQEAQNEENIRLSAVAESKKEKDIKEAQIKEETERARAKSEQSYELEKARLSQQVKEEEMKVQYIERQRQVELEIEEQKRRKALADANAYDIKAKAEAEAEKSRIDGETKATIEKQKGLAEAEVVRERGRAEAEAKQLMAEAMEKYGEAAILEMFIEMLPKYAHEIAQPLSKIEEMKVIDMGGSDSSGGSSKITNNVTKTMLGLQESLKESTGMDLKAMLESYVSRGNVNNFESSKSEAAPTAEEVQSKSADDTPNEER from the coding sequence ATGAGTATGATCTGGTTTATTTTATTGGTCATTTTATTGTTTGTCTTACTTATTGCAGGCGGTGTTGGTTTTTTTATTTATAAAAAACGATATAAAACTGCTAGTTCCAATGAGGCGTTAATCATTACTGGTCCCAAGCTAGGGAATCCTGATGACGATTCTAGGATATTTGTTGATGAAAATGGCAGAAGTTTAAAGATTGTTCGCGGTGGTGGGATCCGCTTAAAAATGTTTCAAACGTGTACTCCTGTTGATTTAAACTCGTTTCAAATTAAATTAACGACACCAAAAGTGTATACATCGCAAGGGGTTCCGGTCATTGCTGATGCCGTTACATCAGTGAAAATTTCGGATACGTTAATAGGTGTAGCGAACTATGCTGAACAGTTCTTAGGGAAAAAGCAATCTGAAATTGAAGAAGAAGTTTCAAAGGTTCTTGGGACAAATCTTCGTGCGATTCTATCAAAAATGACCGTGATTGAGATTAATAATGATCGAGAATCATTTAACCATCAGGTGCAAGAGATTGCTCAAAAAGAATTGGATAACATGGGTTTTAAAATTACGTCCTTTGGTCTTGATGATCTCCGTGATGCCGATGAGGAGAATGGCTACCTTGATAATTTAGGTCGCCCTCGTATTGCAGAAATTCGCAAAAAAGCGGAAATGGCTGAATCGGATGCTGAGAAGGAGACGCGCATGTATCGTGCGAAAAATGACCAAGAAGCTCAAAATGAGGAGAATATCCGTTTAAGTGCTGTCGCAGAATCAAAGAAAGAAAAGGATATTAAAGAAGCTCAAATTAAAGAAGAAACGGAACGAGCACGTGCGAAATCTGAACAATCGTATGAATTAGAGAAAGCTCGACTCTCTCAACAAGTGAAAGAAGAAGAAATGAAAGTGCAATATATTGAGCGTCAACGACAAGTAGAACTAGAGATTGAAGAACAAAAACGACGTAAAGCGCTTGCGGATGCGAATGCGTATGACATTAAGGCCAAAGCCGAAGCGGAAGCAGAAAAATCACGAATTGATGGGGAAACGAAAGCAACCATTGAAAAACAAAAAGGTCTTGCTGAAGCGGAAGTTGTTCGTGAACGCGGACGTGCAGAAGCGGAAGCGAAGCAATTAATGGCTGAAGCAATGGAGAAATATGGTGAAGCTGCGATCCTAGAAATGTTTATTGAGATGCTGCCAAAGTATGCGCATGAAATTGCTCAACCACTCTCTAAAATTGAAGAGATGAAAGTGATTGACATGGGAGGCTCGGATTCAAGTGGGGGCTCTTCAAAGATCACGAACAATGTCACGAAAACGATGCTCGGCCTACAAGAAAGTTTAAAAGAAAGCACAGGCATGGATTTGAAGGCGATGCTTGAAAGCTATGTATCTCGTGGCAATGTCAATAACTTTGAGTCATCGAAGTCCGAAGCCGCACCAACAGCTGAAGAAGTACAGTCAAAGAGCGCTGATGACACACCAAATGAGGAAAGATAA
- a CDS encoding DUF421 domain-containing protein: MEQLLKEQGILFLRIITILPLLLVMTMIMGRRSIGELPVFDFLVVLILGSVVGADLADPSIDHIHTAVAIILIALFQVFVTKTKITNRTFGRLITFEPVIVIYQGKFLIENLTKIRYSIDNILQMLRENDVFDVSDVKIAIIEGNGKLTIHKKGEKSAVTVEDLGLTKKKTGLSFPVIIDGEIYYDVLEKLKLDEQWLKDQLQQAGISKAQSVFFASVNEQHQLHVSINEDQHLLLRNVPPMHH; encoded by the coding sequence TTGGAACAACTATTAAAAGAACAAGGGATTCTCTTCTTACGCATCATTACCATTTTACCACTCTTACTCGTTATGACGATGATTATGGGAAGGCGTTCAATCGGTGAGTTACCGGTTTTTGACTTTTTAGTTGTGCTCATCCTCGGATCAGTCGTTGGGGCTGACCTAGCGGATCCAAGCATTGATCATATTCATACAGCTGTTGCTATTATATTGATTGCCTTATTCCAAGTGTTCGTTACAAAAACCAAAATTACGAACAGAACATTTGGGAGGCTTATCACCTTTGAACCGGTGATTGTCATTTATCAGGGTAAATTTCTAATCGAGAATTTAACAAAGATCCGTTACTCGATTGATAACATTTTACAAATGCTCAGAGAAAATGATGTCTTTGATGTCAGTGACGTTAAGATCGCAATCATTGAAGGAAATGGCAAGCTTACGATTCATAAGAAAGGCGAGAAGTCAGCCGTCACAGTCGAGGATCTTGGGCTCACGAAAAAGAAAACAGGTCTATCCTTTCCAGTCATTATAGATGGTGAAATCTATTACGACGTTCTCGAAAAATTAAAGTTAGATGAACAGTGGCTCAAGGATCAATTACAACAAGCTGGCATTTCTAAGGCTCAGTCTGTCTTTTTTGCCTCTGTCAATGAACAACATCAGTTACATGTGTCGATCAATGAAGATCAGCACCTCCTTTTAAGAAATGTACCTCCAATGCATCACTAA
- a CDS encoding YckD family protein produces the protein MRIFFCSLMVGLFLCVGSVTAAEAHEGCEDAPIQVELTEQQQQELAALSQSIHEQKKEMIDKYVEFGVFTEEKGNKIISMFDKHQEKLEENGYIPTWGKCKKGHKGDQDKTS, from the coding sequence ATGAGAATATTTTTCTGCAGTCTCATGGTTGGACTATTTTTATGCGTAGGGTCTGTGACAGCAGCAGAGGCACATGAGGGTTGTGAAGATGCCCCGATTCAGGTTGAATTAACCGAACAGCAGCAACAGGAATTAGCCGCCCTCTCACAAAGCATCCATGAGCAGAAAAAAGAGATGATCGATAAGTACGTTGAATTCGGTGTGTTTACAGAAGAAAAAGGGAATAAAATCATTTCAATGTTTGACAAACATCAAGAAAAATTAGAGGAAAATGGCTATATTCCAACTTGGGGCAAATGCAAAAAAGGACATAAAGGAGATCAGGACAAAACTAGTTAA
- a CDS encoding alpha/beta hydrolase, translating into MREEKNVAFGDDVTISGTLTIPESRDKHLPAILIVSGSGPTDRDGNAPQLKGNIYKELADFLESIGFVTLRYDKRGVGESEGDFATAGMSDLVTDAVSAVAFLREHSRVDPNRIVVLGHSEGGLLASAINMGTEINGIVMLAGGAGETLLEATDYQREIAYDQLESLSGLKGFLIRKLKIVNKDKKKAKRLFEKMRTTTKDTIRYNFVKLNAKWWREHMQFQLPEALNQMTCPLLAVTGSKDVQSNPKALDKLEQYVSTDVETHVIENMNHMLKIQHEDIEIQRLMSIYKKGINEPMAKQLQEVLETWLTKHFRR; encoded by the coding sequence ATGAGAGAGGAAAAGAATGTTGCGTTTGGAGACGATGTTACGATCAGTGGAACATTAACAATTCCGGAATCAAGAGATAAACACCTGCCTGCGATTTTAATTGTTTCTGGTAGTGGCCCAACAGACCGGGATGGAAATGCCCCACAATTGAAAGGAAATATTTATAAAGAGTTGGCTGATTTTCTTGAATCAATCGGTTTTGTGACATTACGATATGACAAACGAGGGGTTGGTGAAAGTGAGGGTGACTTTGCAACTGCAGGAATGTCTGATTTAGTGACCGATGCGGTGAGTGCGGTCGCGTTTTTACGTGAGCATAGTCGTGTTGACCCGAATCGAATTGTCGTGTTAGGGCATAGTGAAGGCGGTCTGCTTGCCTCCGCGATTAATATGGGAACGGAGATTAATGGCATCGTTATGCTGGCTGGTGGTGCTGGTGAAACCCTCCTTGAAGCGACTGATTATCAACGAGAGATCGCTTATGATCAATTAGAATCGCTCTCAGGTTTGAAGGGATTTTTGATTCGAAAATTAAAAATTGTCAACAAAGACAAGAAAAAAGCGAAGCGCCTCTTTGAAAAAATGAGAACAACTACCAAAGATACGATCAGGTATAACTTTGTGAAGTTAAATGCCAAATGGTGGCGTGAGCATATGCAATTTCAGTTGCCTGAAGCGTTGAACCAAATGACTTGTCCGCTTTTAGCCGTCACAGGATCAAAGGATGTCCAATCAAACCCAAAGGCTCTAGATAAACTTGAACAGTATGTGTCAACTGATGTTGAAACACACGTCATTGAAAATATGAATCATATGTTAAAAATTCAACATGAAGACATTGAAATACAAAGGCTTATGAGCATTTATAAGAAAGGGATCAATGAGCCGATGGCAAAGCAACTACAAGAGGTATTAGAAACATGGTTAACCAAGCATTTTCGCAGGTGA
- a CDS encoding Dps family protein, with protein MQKQLIEELNKQLANWNVLNTKLHNYHWNVTGSDFFTLHTKFEEFYNEAATTIDEIAERILTIGGKPVASLSEYLKGTTLSEATGTETAREMVAAIAKDFEQIVAESNELIEVAEKANDESTADMFIQVKTTLEQHIWMLKAFLG; from the coding sequence ATGCAAAAACAATTAATTGAAGAACTTAATAAACAACTAGCAAACTGGAATGTCCTAAACACAAAGCTTCATAATTATCACTGGAATGTGACGGGAAGTGACTTTTTCACATTACATACAAAGTTCGAAGAGTTTTATAATGAAGCTGCTACAACGATTGATGAAATTGCTGAGCGAATTTTAACGATCGGTGGGAAGCCAGTTGCGTCGTTATCCGAGTATCTAAAGGGCACAACGTTAAGTGAAGCAACGGGTACGGAAACAGCAAGAGAGATGGTCGCGGCGATTGCTAAAGATTTCGAACAGATCGTGGCAGAATCAAACGAGCTGATCGAAGTTGCTGAAAAAGCCAATGATGAATCAACAGCTGATATGTTTATCCAAGTGAAGACAACATTAGAGCAACATATTTGGATGCTAAAAGCATTCTTAGGATAA
- a CDS encoding YolD-like family protein encodes MEPLMANNKDRGTLKWTSMMLPEHVAMLKEWANEVEKVPRPQLDPQQFEEFEQTISDAVVENQALAFVYWSRGEFHTLVGHVHYIDYHEKKLRIIDKFEERFFLSFIDIVDVRMND; translated from the coding sequence ATGGAACCGCTAATGGCAAACAATAAAGATCGAGGTACACTGAAATGGACGAGTATGATGTTACCAGAGCACGTAGCGATGCTCAAAGAATGGGCAAACGAGGTGGAGAAAGTACCGAGGCCGCAATTGGACCCACAGCAATTTGAGGAATTTGAACAAACGATCAGCGACGCCGTCGTTGAAAATCAAGCCCTTGCATTCGTTTATTGGAGTAGAGGGGAATTTCATACGCTCGTTGGTCACGTTCACTACATTGATTATCACGAAAAAAAGCTTCGAATTATCGACAAATTCGAAGAGCGGTTTTTTTTATCGTTTATCGATATCGTTGATGTCAGAATGAATGACTAA